A portion of the Lolium rigidum isolate FL_2022 chromosome 1, APGP_CSIRO_Lrig_0.1, whole genome shotgun sequence genome contains these proteins:
- the LOC124697407 gene encoding probable aminodeoxychorismate synthase, chloroplastic isoform X2, translating into MAALRLPAPPTAARWGPTPPSASARWLSSVGRGSLRRLAARGGKGQEEPPVRTLLIDNYDSYTYNIFQELSVVNGVPPVVVRNDEWSWRDVYNWVYKERAFDNIVISPGPGSPACPSDIGVCLRILCECGDIPILGVCLGHQALGLVHGAKIVHAPEAIHGRLSEIEHNGCYLFNHIPSGINSGFKVVRYHSLVIDASSLPEDLVSIAWTASPKMLSFLDSDQPDGIPFWGSLNNLSLSNPSDYTSNGQVPITINNASKSDFCRIVMGIKHSSRPHYGVQFHPESVATHYGRQIFQNFKRITAEFGSQSLLFQERKVNSADQCNYVPKGLHTERVDLCNSVGSSMLLERRSQKKFLRLRWKKIDNFVSRTAGSEAIFSVLFGHQNAEDTFWLDSSSVDQNRARFSFMGGKGGPLWKQMTFHLSNQRADCGGTVTVRGAHGSAVKNSLNDGFLEFLNKEIESIEYNKKDFEGLPFDFHGGFVGYLGYGLKVECDASSNKAKSSTPDACFFFVDNLVVVDHNNGDVYILSLHAEHSSSNGNGVCSNTTHTPWLVETEKRLLGMIATAPGAPINGKSLTGSSNVDTQNFVVEKSKDQYMKDVQSCLDYIRDGESYELCLTTRMRRGIEYINALQLYLKLRKQNPAPYAAWLNFSSENLSICCSSPERFLRLDRNAILEAKPIKGTIARGRTPEEDECLRLQLKYSEKDQAENLMIVDLLRNDLGKVCEPGSVHVPRLMEVESYKSVHTMVSTIRGTKKPDLSTIDCVKAAFPGGSMTGAPKVRSMEILDSLESSPRGIYSGSIGFFSYNRTFDLNIVIRTVILHDGEATIGAGGAIVALSDPEAEYAEMMLKARTPTKVVEECSQTIYSSDRSDSMRTTIS; encoded by the exons ATGGCCGCGCTCCGCCTCCCCGCCCCGCCGACGGCGGCGAGGTGGGGCCCGACGCCGCCCTCCGCCTCCGCGCGGTGGCTCAGCTCCGTGGGCCGGGGGAGCCTCCGGCGGCTCGCGGCCCGGGGAGGCAAGGGGCAGGAGGAGCCGCCGGTGAGGACGCTCCTGATCGACAACTACGACAGCTACACCTACAACATCTTCCAGGAGCTCTCCGTCGTCAACGGCG TGCCGCCTGTGGTGGTGCGCAACGACGAGTGGTCGTGGAGGGACGTGTACAACTGGGTGTACAAGGAGAGGGCCTTCGACAACATCGTGATCTCGCCGGGCCCCGGATCTCCGGCGTGTCCTAGCGACATAG GTGTATGTCTGCGGATACTTTGCGAGTGCGGGGATATACCCATCCTCGGTGTCTGCCTTGGCCACCAG GCCTTGGGGTTAGTCCATGGTGCTAAGATTGTCCACGCTCCTGAAGCTATCCATGGACGACTTAG TGAAATTGAACATAATGGATGCTACCTCTTTAATCATATCCCATCAGGTATAAACTCTGGGTTCAAG GTAGTGCGCTACCATTCACTTGTAATAGACGCAAGCTCTCTGCCTGAGGATCTTGTATCAATAGCATGGACTGCTTCTCCCAAAATGCTATCTTTTCTTGATAGCGATCAGCCTGATGGTATTCCCTTCTGGGGGTCGTTGAATAACCTGTCCTTATCGAACCCTTCAGATTACACTAGCAATGGTCAAGTGCCAATCACCATAAACAATGCTAGTAAGTCAGATTTCTGCAGGATCGTCATGGGCATCAAGCATTCTAGCAGGCCTCATTACGGAGTGCAG ttTCACCCGGAGAGTGTTGCTACCCATTATGGAAGACAGATTTTTCAAAACTTTAAGAGGATAACagctgaatttggatcacaatcatTGTTGTTTCAGGAAAGAAAG GTGAATTCTGCAGATCAATGCAATTATGTTCCAAAGGGGTTACACACTGAAAGAGTGGATCTTTGCAACTCTGTTGGGTCTAGCATGCTTCTAGAGAGAAGAAGTCAGAAAAAATTCTTGCggttgagatggaagaagatTGATAACTTCGTCAGCCGCACAGCTGGTTCTGAAGCCATTTTTTCAGTGCTTTTTGGTCACCAGAATGCTGAAGATACGTTTTGGCTTGATAGCTCATCCGTCGATCAG AACAGGGCACGCTTTTCATTCATGGGCGGTAAGGGTGGACCTTTGTGGAAGCAAATGACATTTCACCTCTCCAATCAAAG AGCCGATTGTGGAGGAACTGTTACTGTTCGAGGTGCCCATGGATCTGCTGTGAAAAACTCTCTCAACGATGGCTTCTTGGAATTCCTGAATAAG GAAATTGAGTCCATTGAATACAACAAAAAGGATTTTGAAGGGTTGCCATTTGACTTCCATGGTGGATTTGTTGGATATCTAGG GTACGGTCTTAAAGTTGAATGTGATGCATCATCTAACAAAGCTAAGTCAAGTACTCCTGATGCATGCTTCTTCTTTGTTGATAACCTTGTGGTGGTTGATCACAATAATGGTGATGTATACATTCTATCATTACATGCCGAACATTCTTCAAGTAATGGAAATGGAGTTTGTAGTAATACAACACATACACCATGGTTAGTGGAGACTGAGAAGAGGCTTCTTGGGATGATTGCTACAGCACCAGGAGCACCGATCAATGGAAAGTCGCTTACTGGATCATCCAATGTGGACACACAAAATTTTGTCGTAGAAAAATCAAAGGATCAATATATGAAGGATGTTCAGAGTTGCTTGGATTATATCAGGGATGGGGAAAGTTATGAGTTGTGCCTAACTACTCGGATGAGAAGAGGGATAGAGTATATAAATGCCCTGCAACTGTACCTTAAATTGAGGAAACAAAACCCAGCCCCATATGCAGCCTGGCttaacttctcctcagaaaacctGAGTATATGCTGCTCTTCTCCTGAAAGGTTTCTGCGACTGGATCGAAATGCAATTCTAGAGGCAAAACCAATCAAAGGTACTATAGCACGTGGCAGAACACCGGAGGAAGATGAATGTCTACGTTTGCAACTGAAATACAG TGAAAAGGATCAGGCTGAGAACTTGATGATTGTCGATCTTTTAAGAAATGATCTGGGGAAGGTCTGCGAGCCTGGGAGTGTGCACGTTCCTCGCCTTATGGAAGTGGAGTCATACAAATCAGTTCACACCATGGTGAGCACCATCCGTGGAACAAAGAAGCCCGATCTCAGCACCATTGACTGTGTGAAAGCTGCCTTTCCAGGAGGCTCAATGACCGGGGCACCGAAAGTCAGATCGATGGAAATTCTTGACTCGCTCGAAAGCAGCCCGAGAGGAATATACTCAGGGTCGATCGGATTCTTCTCGTACAACCGCACGTTCGACCTGAACATAGTCATCAGGACGGTCATCCTGCATGATGGAGAAGCCACGATTGGGGCAGGCGGAGCGATTGTGGCTCTATCAGATCCCGAGGCGGAGTACGCCGAGATGATGCTCAAAGCAAGAACTCCAACAAAGGTTGTCGAAGAGTGCAGCCAGACAATATACAGTTCAGATCGATCGGATTCGATGCGGACGACTATAAGTTAG
- the LOC124697407 gene encoding probable aminodeoxychorismate synthase, chloroplastic isoform X3 produces the protein MVLRLSTLLKLSMDDLVKLNIMDATSLIISHQVVRYHSLVIDASSLPEDLVSIAWTASPKMLSFLDSDQPDGIPFWGSLNNLSLSNPSDYTSNGQVPITINNASKSDFCRIVMGIKHSSRPHYGVQFHPESVATHYGRQIFQNFKRITAEFGSQSLLFQERKVHSLGKLEKSQVNSADQCNYVPKGLHTERVDLCNSVGSSMLLERRSQKKFLRLRWKKIDNFVSRTAGSEAIFSVLFGHQNAEDTFWLDSSSVDQNRARFSFMGGKGGPLWKQMTFHLSNQRADCGGTVTVRGAHGSAVKNSLNDGFLEFLNKEIESIEYNKKDFEGLPFDFHGGFVGYLGYGLKVECDASSNKAKSSTPDACFFFVDNLVVVDHNNGDVYILSLHAEHSSSNGNGVCSNTTHTPWLVETEKRLLGMIATAPGAPINGKSLTGSSNVDTQNFVVEKSKDQYMKDVQSCLDYIRDGESYELCLTTRMRRGIEYINALQLYLKLRKQNPAPYAAWLNFSSENLSICCSSPERFLRLDRNAILEAKPIKGTIARGRTPEEDECLRLQLKYSEKDQAENLMIVDLLRNDLGKVCEPGSVHVPRLMEVESYKSVHTMVSTIRGTKKPDLSTIDCVKAAFPGGSMTGAPKVRSMEILDSLESSPRGIYSGSIGFFSYNRTFDLNIVIRTVILHDGEATIGAGGAIVALSDPEAEYAEMMLKARTPTKVVEECSQTIYSSDRSDSMRTTIS, from the exons ATGGTGCTAAGATTGTCCACGCTCCTGAAGCTATCCATGGACGACTTAG TGAAATTGAACATAATGGATGCTACCTCTTTAATCATATCCCATCAG GTAGTGCGCTACCATTCACTTGTAATAGACGCAAGCTCTCTGCCTGAGGATCTTGTATCAATAGCATGGACTGCTTCTCCCAAAATGCTATCTTTTCTTGATAGCGATCAGCCTGATGGTATTCCCTTCTGGGGGTCGTTGAATAACCTGTCCTTATCGAACCCTTCAGATTACACTAGCAATGGTCAAGTGCCAATCACCATAAACAATGCTAGTAAGTCAGATTTCTGCAGGATCGTCATGGGCATCAAGCATTCTAGCAGGCCTCATTACGGAGTGCAG ttTCACCCGGAGAGTGTTGCTACCCATTATGGAAGACAGATTTTTCAAAACTTTAAGAGGATAACagctgaatttggatcacaatcatTGTTGTTTCAGGAAAGAAAGGTTCACAGTCTTGGTAAACTGGAAAAATCTCAA GTGAATTCTGCAGATCAATGCAATTATGTTCCAAAGGGGTTACACACTGAAAGAGTGGATCTTTGCAACTCTGTTGGGTCTAGCATGCTTCTAGAGAGAAGAAGTCAGAAAAAATTCTTGCggttgagatggaagaagatTGATAACTTCGTCAGCCGCACAGCTGGTTCTGAAGCCATTTTTTCAGTGCTTTTTGGTCACCAGAATGCTGAAGATACGTTTTGGCTTGATAGCTCATCCGTCGATCAG AACAGGGCACGCTTTTCATTCATGGGCGGTAAGGGTGGACCTTTGTGGAAGCAAATGACATTTCACCTCTCCAATCAAAG AGCCGATTGTGGAGGAACTGTTACTGTTCGAGGTGCCCATGGATCTGCTGTGAAAAACTCTCTCAACGATGGCTTCTTGGAATTCCTGAATAAG GAAATTGAGTCCATTGAATACAACAAAAAGGATTTTGAAGGGTTGCCATTTGACTTCCATGGTGGATTTGTTGGATATCTAGG GTACGGTCTTAAAGTTGAATGTGATGCATCATCTAACAAAGCTAAGTCAAGTACTCCTGATGCATGCTTCTTCTTTGTTGATAACCTTGTGGTGGTTGATCACAATAATGGTGATGTATACATTCTATCATTACATGCCGAACATTCTTCAAGTAATGGAAATGGAGTTTGTAGTAATACAACACATACACCATGGTTAGTGGAGACTGAGAAGAGGCTTCTTGGGATGATTGCTACAGCACCAGGAGCACCGATCAATGGAAAGTCGCTTACTGGATCATCCAATGTGGACACACAAAATTTTGTCGTAGAAAAATCAAAGGATCAATATATGAAGGATGTTCAGAGTTGCTTGGATTATATCAGGGATGGGGAAAGTTATGAGTTGTGCCTAACTACTCGGATGAGAAGAGGGATAGAGTATATAAATGCCCTGCAACTGTACCTTAAATTGAGGAAACAAAACCCAGCCCCATATGCAGCCTGGCttaacttctcctcagaaaacctGAGTATATGCTGCTCTTCTCCTGAAAGGTTTCTGCGACTGGATCGAAATGCAATTCTAGAGGCAAAACCAATCAAAGGTACTATAGCACGTGGCAGAACACCGGAGGAAGATGAATGTCTACGTTTGCAACTGAAATACAG TGAAAAGGATCAGGCTGAGAACTTGATGATTGTCGATCTTTTAAGAAATGATCTGGGGAAGGTCTGCGAGCCTGGGAGTGTGCACGTTCCTCGCCTTATGGAAGTGGAGTCATACAAATCAGTTCACACCATGGTGAGCACCATCCGTGGAACAAAGAAGCCCGATCTCAGCACCATTGACTGTGTGAAAGCTGCCTTTCCAGGAGGCTCAATGACCGGGGCACCGAAAGTCAGATCGATGGAAATTCTTGACTCGCTCGAAAGCAGCCCGAGAGGAATATACTCAGGGTCGATCGGATTCTTCTCGTACAACCGCACGTTCGACCTGAACATAGTCATCAGGACGGTCATCCTGCATGATGGAGAAGCCACGATTGGGGCAGGCGGAGCGATTGTGGCTCTATCAGATCCCGAGGCGGAGTACGCCGAGATGATGCTCAAAGCAAGAACTCCAACAAAGGTTGTCGAAGAGTGCAGCCAGACAATATACAGTTCAGATCGATCGGATTCGATGCGGACGACTATAAGTTAG
- the LOC124697407 gene encoding probable aminodeoxychorismate synthase, chloroplastic isoform X1 gives MAALRLPAPPTAARWGPTPPSASARWLSSVGRGSLRRLAARGGKGQEEPPVRTLLIDNYDSYTYNIFQELSVVNGVPPVVVRNDEWSWRDVYNWVYKERAFDNIVISPGPGSPACPSDIGVCLRILCECGDIPILGVCLGHQALGLVHGAKIVHAPEAIHGRLSEIEHNGCYLFNHIPSGINSGFKVVRYHSLVIDASSLPEDLVSIAWTASPKMLSFLDSDQPDGIPFWGSLNNLSLSNPSDYTSNGQVPITINNASKSDFCRIVMGIKHSSRPHYGVQFHPESVATHYGRQIFQNFKRITAEFGSQSLLFQERKVHSLGKLEKSQVNSADQCNYVPKGLHTERVDLCNSVGSSMLLERRSQKKFLRLRWKKIDNFVSRTAGSEAIFSVLFGHQNAEDTFWLDSSSVDQNRARFSFMGGKGGPLWKQMTFHLSNQRADCGGTVTVRGAHGSAVKNSLNDGFLEFLNKEIESIEYNKKDFEGLPFDFHGGFVGYLGYGLKVECDASSNKAKSSTPDACFFFVDNLVVVDHNNGDVYILSLHAEHSSSNGNGVCSNTTHTPWLVETEKRLLGMIATAPGAPINGKSLTGSSNVDTQNFVVEKSKDQYMKDVQSCLDYIRDGESYELCLTTRMRRGIEYINALQLYLKLRKQNPAPYAAWLNFSSENLSICCSSPERFLRLDRNAILEAKPIKGTIARGRTPEEDECLRLQLKYSEKDQAENLMIVDLLRNDLGKVCEPGSVHVPRLMEVESYKSVHTMVSTIRGTKKPDLSTIDCVKAAFPGGSMTGAPKVRSMEILDSLESSPRGIYSGSIGFFSYNRTFDLNIVIRTVILHDGEATIGAGGAIVALSDPEAEYAEMMLKARTPTKVVEECSQTIYSSDRSDSMRTTIS, from the exons ATGGCCGCGCTCCGCCTCCCCGCCCCGCCGACGGCGGCGAGGTGGGGCCCGACGCCGCCCTCCGCCTCCGCGCGGTGGCTCAGCTCCGTGGGCCGGGGGAGCCTCCGGCGGCTCGCGGCCCGGGGAGGCAAGGGGCAGGAGGAGCCGCCGGTGAGGACGCTCCTGATCGACAACTACGACAGCTACACCTACAACATCTTCCAGGAGCTCTCCGTCGTCAACGGCG TGCCGCCTGTGGTGGTGCGCAACGACGAGTGGTCGTGGAGGGACGTGTACAACTGGGTGTACAAGGAGAGGGCCTTCGACAACATCGTGATCTCGCCGGGCCCCGGATCTCCGGCGTGTCCTAGCGACATAG GTGTATGTCTGCGGATACTTTGCGAGTGCGGGGATATACCCATCCTCGGTGTCTGCCTTGGCCACCAG GCCTTGGGGTTAGTCCATGGTGCTAAGATTGTCCACGCTCCTGAAGCTATCCATGGACGACTTAG TGAAATTGAACATAATGGATGCTACCTCTTTAATCATATCCCATCAGGTATAAACTCTGGGTTCAAG GTAGTGCGCTACCATTCACTTGTAATAGACGCAAGCTCTCTGCCTGAGGATCTTGTATCAATAGCATGGACTGCTTCTCCCAAAATGCTATCTTTTCTTGATAGCGATCAGCCTGATGGTATTCCCTTCTGGGGGTCGTTGAATAACCTGTCCTTATCGAACCCTTCAGATTACACTAGCAATGGTCAAGTGCCAATCACCATAAACAATGCTAGTAAGTCAGATTTCTGCAGGATCGTCATGGGCATCAAGCATTCTAGCAGGCCTCATTACGGAGTGCAG ttTCACCCGGAGAGTGTTGCTACCCATTATGGAAGACAGATTTTTCAAAACTTTAAGAGGATAACagctgaatttggatcacaatcatTGTTGTTTCAGGAAAGAAAGGTTCACAGTCTTGGTAAACTGGAAAAATCTCAA GTGAATTCTGCAGATCAATGCAATTATGTTCCAAAGGGGTTACACACTGAAAGAGTGGATCTTTGCAACTCTGTTGGGTCTAGCATGCTTCTAGAGAGAAGAAGTCAGAAAAAATTCTTGCggttgagatggaagaagatTGATAACTTCGTCAGCCGCACAGCTGGTTCTGAAGCCATTTTTTCAGTGCTTTTTGGTCACCAGAATGCTGAAGATACGTTTTGGCTTGATAGCTCATCCGTCGATCAG AACAGGGCACGCTTTTCATTCATGGGCGGTAAGGGTGGACCTTTGTGGAAGCAAATGACATTTCACCTCTCCAATCAAAG AGCCGATTGTGGAGGAACTGTTACTGTTCGAGGTGCCCATGGATCTGCTGTGAAAAACTCTCTCAACGATGGCTTCTTGGAATTCCTGAATAAG GAAATTGAGTCCATTGAATACAACAAAAAGGATTTTGAAGGGTTGCCATTTGACTTCCATGGTGGATTTGTTGGATATCTAGG GTACGGTCTTAAAGTTGAATGTGATGCATCATCTAACAAAGCTAAGTCAAGTACTCCTGATGCATGCTTCTTCTTTGTTGATAACCTTGTGGTGGTTGATCACAATAATGGTGATGTATACATTCTATCATTACATGCCGAACATTCTTCAAGTAATGGAAATGGAGTTTGTAGTAATACAACACATACACCATGGTTAGTGGAGACTGAGAAGAGGCTTCTTGGGATGATTGCTACAGCACCAGGAGCACCGATCAATGGAAAGTCGCTTACTGGATCATCCAATGTGGACACACAAAATTTTGTCGTAGAAAAATCAAAGGATCAATATATGAAGGATGTTCAGAGTTGCTTGGATTATATCAGGGATGGGGAAAGTTATGAGTTGTGCCTAACTACTCGGATGAGAAGAGGGATAGAGTATATAAATGCCCTGCAACTGTACCTTAAATTGAGGAAACAAAACCCAGCCCCATATGCAGCCTGGCttaacttctcctcagaaaacctGAGTATATGCTGCTCTTCTCCTGAAAGGTTTCTGCGACTGGATCGAAATGCAATTCTAGAGGCAAAACCAATCAAAGGTACTATAGCACGTGGCAGAACACCGGAGGAAGATGAATGTCTACGTTTGCAACTGAAATACAG TGAAAAGGATCAGGCTGAGAACTTGATGATTGTCGATCTTTTAAGAAATGATCTGGGGAAGGTCTGCGAGCCTGGGAGTGTGCACGTTCCTCGCCTTATGGAAGTGGAGTCATACAAATCAGTTCACACCATGGTGAGCACCATCCGTGGAACAAAGAAGCCCGATCTCAGCACCATTGACTGTGTGAAAGCTGCCTTTCCAGGAGGCTCAATGACCGGGGCACCGAAAGTCAGATCGATGGAAATTCTTGACTCGCTCGAAAGCAGCCCGAGAGGAATATACTCAGGGTCGATCGGATTCTTCTCGTACAACCGCACGTTCGACCTGAACATAGTCATCAGGACGGTCATCCTGCATGATGGAGAAGCCACGATTGGGGCAGGCGGAGCGATTGTGGCTCTATCAGATCCCGAGGCGGAGTACGCCGAGATGATGCTCAAAGCAAGAACTCCAACAAAGGTTGTCGAAGAGTGCAGCCAGACAATATACAGTTCAGATCGATCGGATTCGATGCGGACGACTATAAGTTAG